The Persephonella sp. IF05-L8 genome contains a region encoding:
- a CDS encoding nickel-dependent hydrogenase large subunit, translated as MGKHVVVDPITRIEGHLRIEAILDDNNTIVDAYSSSTMWRGIEVIMKGRDPRDVPLLAMRICGVCTGTHYYTSTQTVEHALGVVPPKNARLVRNLIQGSLYIHDHVVHFYHLHALDWVDVVSALKADPAKAAEEARKWASMLKDPITGETIRPWKDGAGEFAAVQDRLTKFVKAGRLGPFANAYWGNKSYKLTPEQNLVAVAHYLDALQIQREMAKLMAIFGGKNPHPQSLVVGGVTCVQDIQNPARLGQFEDLLNLSREFIYRAYLPDILMAGTVYAEEALAGIGRGLGNYMAYGDFRMDDNPWYQGKTLFPQGLVLNMDLTKVYDIDQSKITEDVTHSWYEYKGTDKPLHPFEGQTNPKYTGFKPDGTLDPKGKYSWIKSPIYDDHRVEVGPLARMIVGYARGDERIKHYVDWLLKSGNLPAKALFSTVGRTAARAIETALMVDVMKEWLTELAKNVAAGDLSTWTEYDFEKLTKGKELKGYGLTEAPRGALGHWIRIKDGKVENYQAVVPSTWNGAPRDYKNRMGAYEASLIGTTLSNPDQPLEILKTIHSFDPCIACAVHVIDTKGKELGVYKVEPVGGACFI; from the coding sequence ATGGGAAAACATGTGGTAGTTGACCCAATCACAAGAATAGAAGGGCATTTAAGAATAGAAGCCATCTTAGATGACAACAATACAATAGTTGATGCATACAGCTCTTCTACAATGTGGCGTGGAATAGAAGTAATTATGAAAGGAAGAGACCCAAGGGATGTGCCTCTCCTTGCTATGAGAATATGTGGGGTGTGCACAGGAACCCACTACTATACATCAACACAAACGGTGGAGCATGCCCTTGGAGTAGTTCCTCCAAAAAATGCAAGACTTGTTAGAAACCTCATCCAGGGTTCTCTTTATATCCATGACCACGTTGTTCATTTTTATCATCTCCACGCTTTAGACTGGGTTGATGTGGTATCTGCCCTGAAAGCCGACCCTGCAAAAGCAGCTGAAGAAGCAAGAAAATGGGCATCTATGCTAAAAGACCCTATCACCGGCGAAACCATACGACCATGGAAAGATGGAGCAGGAGAGTTTGCTGCAGTCCAGGATAGATTGACAAAATTTGTAAAAGCCGGAAGATTGGGACCTTTTGCTAATGCTTACTGGGGAAACAAATCCTACAAACTTACTCCAGAGCAAAACCTTGTAGCTGTAGCCCATTATCTTGATGCACTCCAGATACAAAGGGAAATGGCAAAACTTATGGCTATTTTCGGTGGTAAAAACCCTCACCCACAATCCCTGGTCGTAGGTGGTGTTACCTGTGTTCAGGACATTCAAAACCCAGCAAGGTTAGGACAATTTGAAGACCTATTAAACTTATCCAGAGAGTTTATATACAGAGCATATCTACCTGATATTCTAATGGCTGGAACTGTTTACGCAGAAGAAGCCTTGGCTGGAATAGGAAGGGGATTAGGAAACTATATGGCCTACGGTGATTTCAGGATGGATGATAATCCATGGTATCAAGGGAAAACATTATTCCCACAGGGTCTTGTTCTAAACATGGATTTAACTAAAGTTTATGATATTGACCAGTCAAAAATAACAGAAGACGTAACCCATAGCTGGTATGAATATAAAGGAACAGACAAACCCTTACACCCGTTTGAAGGACAGACAAATCCAAAATATACAGGCTTCAAACCAGATGGAACATTAGACCCTAAAGGGAAATACTCATGGATAAAATCTCCTATATATGACGACCACAGGGTTGAAGTAGGACCATTAGCCAGAATGATAGTAGGATATGCCAGAGGAGATGAAAGAATAAAACATTATGTTGACTGGCTATTAAAATCAGGAAATCTCCCTGCAAAAGCATTGTTCTCAACTGTTGGAAGAACAGCAGCAAGGGCAATAGAGACAGCCTTAATGGTTGATGTTATGAAAGAATGGTTAACAGAACTTGCCAAAAATGTAGCTGCTGGAGATTTAAGCACATGGACAGAGTATGATTTTGAAAAATTGACAAAAGGAAAAGAATTAAAAGGATACGGATTAACAGAAGCACCAAGGGGAGCTCTTGGACACTGGATTAGAATAAAAGATGGAAAAGTAGAAAACTATCAGGCTGTTGTTCCATCAACATGGAACGGAGCACCAAGGGATTATAAGAACAGAATGGGCGCTTATGAAGCATCTTTAATTGGAACTACTCTCTCAAATCCAGACCAGCCCCTTGAGATACTGAAAACAATTCACTCCTTTGACCCATGTATTGCCTGTGCTGTTCATGTTATAGACACAAAAGGAAAAGAACTTGGCGTATACAAAGTTGAGCCTGTAGGTGGAGCTTGCTTTATTTAA
- a CDS encoding hydrogenase small subunit, which translates to MQFFEREHLRSIFTKPTNYINTNRGKEYYDNLYKKMEKRLNELKAQQPVREAEIKFQELLETWELSRRDFLKWVSATTAMLMLPPQFEPLVAQAAEVMNRVPIIWINIQDCAGNTEALLRRASPTVDELILEYLSVEYQEVIMAAAGDQAEENLHKAVKDFDGKYLLFVEGSIPVGMPEAFTIGRHPKTGVEHVKHLAEHAAAVIAVGACACFGGVPAAHPNPTGAVGVMDIVKGKPIVNIPACPANPANITGVIIHYILTGELPELDSLLRPKFAFGYRIHDNCERRAHFDAGEFVEEWGDEGAKNNFCLYKMGCKGPFTFNNCSIVRYNEGTNWPIGVGRGCIGCSEPDFWDKYATERPLADSDIQPPGLHGVEAAVDEVGLGLLTATVIGIGVHAVASAIAGKKDETNEEQ; encoded by the coding sequence ATGCAGTTCTTTGAGAGGGAACATCTAAGGTCTATTTTTACTAAACCCACCAACTATATAAACACTAACCGTGGTAAAGAGTATTACGACAATCTCTACAAAAAAATGGAAAAAAGGCTCAACGAGCTTAAAGCTCAGCAACCTGTTAGAGAAGCAGAAATCAAGTTTCAAGAACTCCTTGAGACATGGGAACTTTCCAGAAGGGATTTCTTGAAATGGGTTTCGGCAACAACTGCTATGCTTATGCTTCCACCTCAGTTTGAGCCTCTTGTGGCACAGGCTGCTGAAGTAATGAATAGGGTTCCAATTATATGGATAAATATTCAGGATTGTGCAGGAAACACAGAAGCATTACTTAGAAGAGCATCACCAACTGTTGATGAACTTATACTGGAGTATCTGTCTGTTGAGTATCAAGAAGTTATAATGGCTGCAGCTGGAGACCAGGCTGAAGAAAATCTCCACAAAGCAGTAAAAGATTTTGACGGCAAATATTTATTATTTGTTGAAGGCTCAATTCCAGTTGGGATGCCTGAAGCATTTACCATAGGAAGACACCCTAAAACAGGTGTTGAGCATGTAAAACATCTTGCTGAGCATGCAGCTGCTGTAATTGCTGTTGGAGCATGTGCATGTTTCGGAGGTGTTCCGGCAGCACATCCTAATCCAACAGGTGCTGTTGGTGTAATGGATATTGTAAAAGGAAAACCTATTGTGAATATTCCTGCTTGTCCTGCAAACCCTGCCAATATTACCGGTGTAATAATTCATTACATACTGACTGGCGAACTTCCGGAATTAGATAGTTTATTAAGACCTAAATTTGCTTTTGGATACAGAATTCACGATAACTGTGAAAGAAGGGCTCATTTTGATGCTGGTGAATTTGTTGAAGAATGGGGAGATGAAGGAGCTAAAAACAATTTCTGCCTGTATAAAATGGGTTGTAAAGGACCATTTACCTTTAACAACTGCTCAATAGTCAGATACAACGAAGGAACCAACTGGCCTATAGGTGTAGGTAGAGGATGTATCGGTTGTTCTGAACCAGATTTTTGGGACAAGTATGCAACAGAAAGACCACTGGCAGACAGTGATATACAACCACCCGGTTTACACGGTGTTGAAGCTGCTGTTGATGAAGTGGGTCTTGGTTTACTTACAGCTACAGTAATAGGAATTGGTGTTCATGCTGTAGCAAGTGCCATTGCAGGCAAAAAAGACGAAACAAATGAAGAACAATAG
- a CDS encoding nickel-dependent hydrogenase large subunit, whose amino-acid sequence MAKIQKTVLNRVEGEIELKLLWENGRIKDAFIIAPNFRGFEFILEGKPPLDALVINPRICGICGHAHLIATVKALENLYENAGENIEIPEKAKLIRDLTLSSEIIQNHLRWFYLSVLPDFLKLDKNPKLRKYQPIKGSQWRKGLDYSSKIVKVVAIFGGQWPHTSYAIPGGVTSDPTTFEVAEAIAIVSSVLDFYEKNILGMPADKYLSVKNLDEYLENAKSSDLKAFLNLCLKHNLHKVGKAYHRFLTVCDISPSISKGTTKRKRKDFDINKVKEVDAYSFLTEKGFSFDKNRYSWAKAVRYDGLPYETSPLARRINNRDELFLNLVNDFKDSYMVRTWARIDEVLKLLLSMKKWLSQIDIKETSYIKPKKDVKELEGKAFGFCEAARGSLIHEIQVKEGKIKKYNIITPSTWNLGPRCPDYLSPAEKAIKGLKSSLLAEMVLRSFDVCSVCTTH is encoded by the coding sequence ATGGCAAAAATTCAGAAAACAGTTTTAAATAGAGTTGAAGGTGAAATAGAACTTAAACTTTTATGGGAAAATGGAAGGATAAAAGATGCCTTTATTATTGCACCGAATTTTAGAGGATTTGAGTTTATATTAGAAGGGAAACCACCACTTGATGCTTTAGTAATAAATCCCCGAATATGCGGTATATGTGGACATGCCCATCTGATAGCTACGGTAAAAGCCCTTGAAAATCTCTATGAAAATGCAGGAGAAAATATAGAAATTCCAGAAAAAGCGAAACTGATTAGAGATTTGACACTATCCTCAGAAATTATCCAAAATCATCTAAGATGGTTTTATTTATCTGTCTTGCCTGATTTTCTAAAATTGGATAAAAATCCAAAATTAAGAAAATATCAGCCAATTAAAGGTTCTCAGTGGAGAAAAGGACTGGATTACAGTTCAAAGATTGTAAAAGTTGTAGCAATATTTGGAGGTCAATGGCCTCATACTTCTTATGCTATTCCCGGAGGTGTAACATCAGACCCAACAACATTTGAAGTAGCTGAAGCAATAGCAATAGTAAGTTCAGTATTAGATTTTTATGAAAAAAATATTCTTGGGATGCCTGCTGATAAATATTTGTCAGTAAAAAATCTTGATGAATACTTGGAAAATGCTAAAAGCTCAGACCTAAAAGCTTTTTTAAATCTCTGTCTTAAACATAATCTTCACAAGGTTGGTAAGGCATACCACAGATTTTTAACGGTATGTGATATCAGCCCCTCTATTTCAAAAGGGACAACTAAGAGAAAAAGAAAAGATTTTGATATAAACAAAGTAAAGGAAGTTGATGCTTATTCATTTTTGACAGAAAAAGGTTTTTCTTTTGATAAAAATAGATACTCCTGGGCTAAAGCTGTTAGATACGATGGTCTTCCCTATGAAACCAGTCCACTGGCACGTAGAATTAATAACAGGGATGAACTATTTTTAAATCTGGTAAATGACTTTAAAGATAGCTACATGGTAAGAACATGGGCAAGAATAGATGAAGTATTAAAACTGCTCCTTTCTATGAAAAAATGGCTATCCCAGATAGATATCAAAGAAACATCCTATATAAAGCCTAAAAAAGATGTAAAAGAGTTAGAAGGAAAAGCCTTTGGTTTCTGTGAGGCAGCAAGGGGTTCTTTAATCCATGAAATACAAGTTAAAGAAGGAAAAATCAAGAAATATAACATTATTACCCCTTCCACATGGAATTTAGGTCCCAGATGTCCTGATTATCTTTCCCCTGCAGAAAAAGCAATAAAGGGATTAAAGTCTTCTCTTCTTGCTGAGATGGTTTTAAGAAGTTTTGATGTCTGTTCAGTCTGCACCACCCACTGA
- a CDS encoding APC family permease yields MKKIGFWEAYSIGVGGMIGGGIFAVLGLTILLAKGAAPVAFIFAGIIALLTSYSYAKLSVRYPSEGGTVEYLVRAFGNNLFTAYLNTLLLASYVIMLSLYSYAFGSYASALFLGYEMELAKKFFIVLVIVFFTILNAFGAYISGKAEDIMVFIKVGILLFFSALGFLTGDFSKLSPEHWESILKIMTGGLIIFLAYEGFELIANTAQDVEDPENTLPKSFYAAVTTVIFIYVLVATVAVANLSYADVKKYQDYALAIAAKPFLGQAGFVLIGIAALLSTASAINATLYGSARVSYLIAKFGALPKDLTRYLWKHATEGLVILAILTIIFATTFNLENISVAGSLGFLIIFAGVNLANVKLAYYTNSNRLISFIAFVLCIISIFVLIGYNLKTNPSALSSSIVVLVLTLLFEITYRFFTKVRIKEYVDWRLKEREEFIQNYENFLDEVINKVKKEFKNTEIYITGNILKGKEKASHINLLFVMDNNVQEPKAKKHEIIKKLGIKSSHPVTIKVLSPKEKEKLKQNLKKIG; encoded by the coding sequence ATGAAAAAAATTGGTTTCTGGGAAGCTTATTCTATTGGTGTTGGTGGTATGATAGGTGGTGGAATTTTTGCAGTTCTGGGTTTGACTATTTTACTTGCAAAAGGAGCTGCACCGGTTGCTTTCATATTTGCCGGGATAATAGCACTTTTGACGTCTTATTCTTACGCAAAACTATCAGTTAGATATCCATCTGAAGGTGGAACTGTTGAATATTTAGTTAGAGCCTTTGGAAATAATCTTTTTACAGCCTATTTAAATACCCTTTTACTTGCCAGTTATGTAATTATGCTTTCTCTTTATTCTTATGCATTTGGAAGCTATGCTTCTGCGCTATTCCTGGGGTATGAGATGGAACTTGCTAAAAAGTTTTTTATTGTCCTGGTCATAGTTTTTTTTACTATTTTGAATGCTTTTGGTGCTTATATTAGTGGAAAAGCAGAAGATATTATGGTTTTTATTAAGGTGGGTATTCTTTTATTTTTTTCAGCTCTTGGATTTTTAACAGGTGATTTTTCAAAACTATCCCCAGAACACTGGGAAAGTATCCTAAAAATAATGACAGGGGGATTAATAATATTCCTTGCTTATGAAGGTTTTGAACTTATTGCCAACACTGCTCAGGATGTAGAAGACCCAGAAAATACACTCCCCAAATCTTTCTATGCTGCAGTAACAACAGTCATTTTTATTTATGTTCTGGTTGCTACAGTTGCTGTTGCTAATTTGTCTTATGCAGATGTAAAGAAATATCAGGACTATGCCCTTGCAATAGCTGCAAAACCATTTCTGGGACAGGCAGGTTTTGTTCTTATTGGAATTGCTGCACTTTTATCAACTGCGTCTGCTATAAATGCCACTCTTTATGGTAGTGCAAGAGTTAGTTATTTAATAGCGAAATTTGGAGCTTTGCCTAAAGACTTAACCCGTTATTTATGGAAACATGCTACTGAAGGACTGGTTATTTTAGCTATTTTAACTATTATATTCGCAACAACTTTTAACTTAGAAAATATATCTGTTGCCGGTAGTTTAGGTTTCCTTATAATTTTTGCAGGAGTTAATCTGGCCAATGTGAAACTTGCCTATTACACAAACTCCAACCGGTTAATTTCTTTTATAGCTTTTGTTTTATGTATAATCTCAATTTTTGTTTTAATTGGATACAATTTAAAAACAAACCCTTCGGCTTTAAGTTCTTCTATAGTGGTGCTTGTTTTAACTCTTTTATTTGAAATTACCTACAGATTTTTTACAAAAGTTAGAATAAAAGAATATGTAGATTGGAGACTTAAAGAAAGAGAGGAGTTTATCCAGAATTATGAAAACTTCCTTGATGAAGTGATAAATAAGGTTAAAAAAGAGTTTAAAAATACTGAAATATACATAACCGGTAATATTTTAAAGGGTAAAGAGAAAGCATCTCATATAAATCTTTTATTTGTTATGGATAATAATGTCCAAGAACCAAAAGCAAAAAAGCATGAAATAATTAAAAAACTTGGTATAAAAAGCTCTCATCCTGTTACAATAAAGGTGTTATCACCAAAAGAGAAGGAAAAATTAAAACAAAACTTAAAAAAAATAGGTTGA
- a CDS encoding Nramp family divalent metal transporter, with the protein MKRGSIKNIGPGIITGGAGDDPAGILTYTIVGATTGFSQLWLMLLSTPMMIAVQDTAAKLALITGKSLPEILSRYYSKKLTYFIVLSLAVANILTIGADLEAIATIFEIITGIKSIYLLIPITVLIAYLVIFKAYKTVKKVLIFLTIFLAVYIISAILAKPDLKQLLVNTFIPDIKPDLVFILAALGLLGTTISPYMIFWQASEEKEEQATVSQAKIMEADTAVGMIYSNIIAYAIIVSSAVMLFGHKEIHTIADAALALKPVSGEYAFLLFSIGVIVSGFLAIPVLAGSTAYAVADTFGWREGMDNKVSDAKGFYFVFLGSLFVGDLINLFGVPTVDALYYSQIFDGMLLPILSGLLFVLGNNKKILGNYTNRKFNNIFLIITFVVSSIATIYMFYSLIKG; encoded by the coding sequence ATGAAGAGGGGTAGTATAAAGAATATTGGCCCCGGTATTATTACCGGTGGGGCAGGTGATGACCCTGCCGGTATCTTAACATATACCATTGTTGGAGCTACAACAGGGTTTTCTCAATTGTGGTTGATGCTTCTGTCAACTCCCATGATGATTGCTGTTCAGGATACAGCTGCAAAACTGGCTCTAATAACAGGAAAAAGTCTTCCTGAAATCCTTAGCAGATACTACTCTAAAAAACTCACTTATTTTATAGTCTTAAGCCTTGCTGTGGCGAATATATTGACTATAGGAGCAGATTTAGAAGCAATTGCAACCATTTTTGAAATAATCACAGGAATAAAGTCTATTTATTTACTAATTCCAATAACTGTTCTAATTGCCTATCTGGTTATCTTCAAAGCTTATAAAACAGTTAAAAAGGTTTTAATATTTCTCACAATTTTCCTTGCTGTTTATATTATTTCTGCCATTTTAGCCAAACCAGATTTAAAACAGCTTCTGGTAAATACCTTTATCCCAGATATAAAACCTGATTTAGTTTTTATACTTGCTGCATTAGGGCTTTTAGGGACAACTATTTCCCCTTATATGATTTTCTGGCAGGCTTCTGAAGAAAAGGAAGAGCAGGCCACCGTATCACAGGCAAAGATTATGGAAGCAGACACAGCCGTTGGAATGATTTATTCAAATATAATCGCCTATGCAATCATAGTATCTTCTGCAGTTATGCTTTTTGGGCATAAAGAAATTCATACTATAGCCGATGCTGCTCTTGCACTAAAACCTGTAAGTGGAGAATATGCATTTTTATTATTCAGTATAGGTGTAATAGTATCAGGTTTTCTGGCAATTCCTGTTCTGGCTGGCTCCACAGCCTATGCAGTAGCAGATACTTTCGGCTGGCGGGAGGGAATGGATAATAAGGTTAGTGATGCAAAGGGATTTTATTTTGTATTTTTAGGCTCTCTATTTGTTGGAGATTTAATAAATCTGTTTGGTGTGCCTACTGTAGATGCTCTATATTACAGCCAGATATTTGATGGAATGTTGTTACCTATACTCAGTGGTTTACTGTTTGTTTTAGGGAATAATAAAAAAATATTAGGTAATTACACAAACAGAAAATTTAATAATATATTTTTGATAATTACCTTTGTAGTTTCGTCTATAGCCACTATATATATGTTTTACAGTCTAATAAAGGGGTAG
- a CDS encoding plasma-membrane proton-efflux P-type ATPase, with translation MATIDEYKDKSVDEVLKELQTDLNKGLTEEEVKERLKKYGLNEIPEKEEPLWHRIFRRFWGPIPWMIEIAAILSAAVQKWEDFTIILILLFVNAGVDFWQEHKALSALKVLKEKLAKKSIVLRNGVWKEIDARYIVPGDIIKLKIGDIIPADVKLIQGDFILVDQSALTGESLPVTKKVGDVAYANSVVKQGEIVAVVVATGLNTYFGKTVKLVAKAEKEGRSHFQEMVIKVGNFLIILTLIIVAIMILVELNRGANWEELLRFSLVLTVASIPVALPAVLTVTMAIGALYLAKRQVIVSRLASIEELAGVDILCSDKTGTLTKNQMTISVPFTVDGYKSEDLMFYAALASKEENKDPIEIPIFDWLKEHGLYEKIKVCKQKKFIPFDPVRKRTEAWVECEGKEIVVTKGAPQVIIELCDPSEFDKNVAYQRVEEFAENGFRTLGVAYKNPDEEKFHFIGLIPLFDPPREDSKPAIQEAKKYGVEVKMVTGDNIAVARYIAKLLGIGEKIYSARELRGETYEEYVILAQIISKALLQVEKGLSPEEAEKKAREISELVKKELENTKLSSGIVKKHESEIIKIIEKANGFAEVFPEDKYFIVDKLQKADHIVGMTGDGVNDAPALRKADCGIAVSNATDAARAAAALVLLAPGLMVIVKAIEIAREIFGRMEAYTIYRIAETIRVIFFMALSIMIFQFYPITALMIIILALLNDIPILSIAYDNAKISPKPVRWDMYEINIMAFWLGVAGVMSSFTLYVLLEEYWKLPQDLIQSIIFTKLIVAGHGTIYNTRVKDWFWKKPWPSLVLFIATFGTALLGTVIAVYGGWGLFTPVGWGWAIFIWGYATAWFLFNDVVKMAILKMYWEKKFFFAPGHFTWLKKEMGEKVRSNEEG, from the coding sequence TTGGCTACCATAGATGAGTATAAAGACAAGTCTGTGGATGAAGTTCTAAAAGAATTACAAACAGATTTAAATAAAGGTTTAACTGAAGAAGAAGTCAAAGAAAGATTAAAAAAATATGGATTAAACGAAATACCAGAAAAAGAAGAACCTCTCTGGCACAGAATATTCAGACGGTTTTGGGGTCCTATTCCATGGATGATAGAGATTGCAGCTATTTTATCAGCAGCTGTTCAGAAATGGGAAGATTTCACAATTATCCTAATTCTACTATTTGTAAATGCAGGAGTTGATTTCTGGCAGGAGCATAAAGCACTTTCAGCTCTAAAGGTTCTAAAGGAAAAACTTGCAAAAAAAAGTATAGTCCTGAGAAATGGAGTATGGAAGGAAATTGATGCCCGATATATAGTCCCAGGAGATATTATAAAGCTTAAGATTGGAGATATTATCCCTGCCGATGTAAAGCTGATACAGGGAGATTTCATCCTTGTAGACCAGTCTGCTCTCACAGGTGAGTCTCTTCCAGTTACAAAAAAAGTGGGTGATGTGGCCTATGCGAATTCTGTGGTTAAACAGGGTGAAATAGTTGCCGTCGTAGTTGCTACCGGTCTGAATACATATTTTGGAAAAACTGTAAAGCTGGTTGCAAAGGCAGAGAAAGAAGGGCGTTCACATTTTCAAGAAATGGTCATTAAGGTTGGTAATTTCTTGATAATTTTAACCCTTATTATTGTAGCGATAATGATATTAGTAGAGTTAAATAGAGGAGCTAATTGGGAAGAACTTCTTAGATTTTCCCTTGTTCTAACAGTTGCATCAATTCCTGTTGCTTTACCTGCTGTTTTAACAGTTACAATGGCTATAGGTGCTTTATATCTTGCGAAACGGCAGGTCATCGTAAGTAGACTTGCTTCTATTGAGGAACTTGCAGGTGTAGATATCCTCTGCTCAGATAAGACAGGAACTTTAACAAAAAATCAGATGACAATATCCGTTCCCTTTACTGTGGATGGATATAAATCGGAAGACCTTATGTTTTACGCTGCTTTAGCCTCTAAAGAAGAAAACAAAGACCCTATAGAAATTCCAATATTTGATTGGTTAAAAGAACATGGACTTTATGAAAAAATAAAGGTCTGTAAACAGAAAAAATTTATTCCTTTTGACCCTGTGAGAAAGAGAACTGAAGCATGGGTAGAATGTGAAGGAAAAGAAATTGTAGTTACGAAAGGAGCACCACAGGTAATTATAGAACTGTGTGACCCTTCAGAATTTGATAAAAATGTAGCTTATCAAAGGGTAGAAGAATTTGCAGAAAATGGATTTAGAACACTTGGGGTTGCGTATAAAAATCCAGATGAAGAAAAATTTCACTTTATTGGTTTAATCCCTCTATTTGACCCTCCCCGTGAAGATTCTAAACCTGCTATACAGGAGGCTAAAAAATATGGTGTAGAAGTAAAAATGGTAACTGGCGATAACATAGCCGTTGCCAGATACATAGCAAAATTACTGGGTATTGGAGAAAAAATCTATAGTGCCCGAGAGTTGAGAGGAGAAACCTATGAGGAGTACGTTATTCTGGCTCAGATAATATCAAAAGCACTACTTCAGGTAGAAAAGGGTTTATCTCCTGAAGAAGCAGAGAAAAAGGCAAGGGAAATATCCGAACTGGTTAAAAAAGAGCTTGAAAACACTAAACTTTCCAGTGGAATAGTAAAAAAACACGAGTCAGAAATTATAAAAATAATAGAAAAAGCAAATGGTTTTGCAGAAGTTTTTCCGGAGGACAAATACTTTATTGTTGATAAACTCCAGAAGGCTGACCACATAGTCGGAATGACAGGAGACGGAGTTAATGATGCTCCTGCCTTAAGGAAGGCTGATTGTGGTATCGCGGTTTCAAATGCAACTGATGCTGCAAGAGCCGCTGCAGCTCTCGTTCTTTTGGCTCCTGGTCTCATGGTTATTGTAAAGGCTATAGAAATTGCCCGGGAGATATTTGGCAGGATGGAAGCTTATACTATATACAGGATTGCAGAAACAATCAGGGTCATATTTTTTATGGCACTTTCTATAATGATATTTCAATTTTATCCTATAACTGCACTGATGATAATTATCTTGGCTTTACTAAATGATATACCTATTTTGAGCATAGCTTATGATAATGCCAAAATCTCACCTAAACCTGTTCGCTGGGATATGTATGAGATAAATATAATGGCTTTCTGGCTTGGTGTTGCTGGAGTTATGTCTTCTTTTACTCTTTATGTACTTCTTGAAGAATACTGGAAATTACCTCAGGACTTAATACAATCAATTATTTTTACCAAACTAATTGTGGCAGGGCATGGAACAATCTACAATACACGGGTAAAAGATTGGTTTTGGAAAAAGCCATGGCCTTCATTGGTTCTTTTCATTGCCACCTTTGGAACTGCTTTATTAGGAACAGTTATAGCTGTATATGGAGGATGGGGATTATTTACTCCTGTTGGTTGGGGCTGGGCAATATTTATCTGGGGATATGCAACAGCATGGTTTTTATTTAATGACGTTGTTAAAATGGCTATTTTAAAAATGTATTGGGAAAAGAAATTCTTTTTTGCACCTGGACATTTCACATGGCTGAAAAAGGAAATGGGGGAAAAGGTAAGGTCTAATGAAGAGGGGTAG